One genomic segment of Desulfomicrobium sp. ZS1 includes these proteins:
- the lpxC gene encoding UDP-3-O-acyl-N-acetylglucosamine deacetylase, protein MKQTTLRKEVRCSGVGLHSGQKVEMVLKPAPADTGVIFSLLTKSGRQVVVPEPGRVVGTGLATTLGTERAKVSTVEHLLAALVGLEIDNVLVEVDGEEVPILDGSASVYVYLINSAGIRVLDRPREIARIKRPLVFEQEGKRVVAKPYNGLKIDYRISFPHPQIGTQNFCFESTPLTFSHRIARARTFGFMKDVEWLQKNGLALGGSLENAVVFDDYGVVNPEGLRFTDEMVRHKILDFMGDIAVGSHRLWGHFEVSCSGHDFNNKFMRYLFDNQSEYLDFVALEEPASVSTCPDPVLLPAGVPAWA, encoded by the coding sequence ATGAAACAGACTACACTACGAAAAGAAGTTCGATGCTCCGGTGTCGGTTTGCATAGCGGCCAGAAGGTTGAAATGGTGCTCAAGCCCGCGCCCGCTGATACAGGAGTTATTTTTTCGCTGTTGACCAAGAGCGGTCGTCAGGTCGTAGTGCCGGAGCCCGGACGAGTCGTGGGCACTGGGCTGGCCACGACGTTAGGCACCGAAAGGGCCAAGGTTTCCACGGTGGAGCACCTCCTGGCCGCCCTAGTCGGTTTGGAAATAGACAATGTTTTGGTTGAAGTTGATGGAGAAGAAGTCCCCATTTTAGACGGGAGCGCTTCCGTATATGTGTATCTGATCAATTCCGCCGGAATCCGGGTGCTCGATCGCCCGCGTGAGATCGCCAGGATCAAGCGGCCCCTCGTCTTCGAGCAGGAGGGAAAGCGTGTCGTGGCCAAGCCTTATAATGGCTTGAAGATTGACTATCGCATAAGTTTCCCGCATCCGCAGATCGGCACGCAGAATTTTTGTTTCGAGTCGACTCCGCTTACATTCTCGCACCGCATCGCTCGTGCCAGAACATTTGGTTTCATGAAAGATGTGGAGTGGTTGCAGAAAAATGGTTTGGCTCTTGGCGGATCGCTTGAAAATGCAGTTGTTTTTGATGACTATGGTGTGGTCAACCCTGAGGGGTTGCGTTTCACGGACGAAATGGTGCGTCACAAAATTTTGGATTTCATGGGCGACATCGCTGTCGGCAGCCATCGCTTGTGGGGCCATTTTGAAGTCTCCTGTTCCGGGCATGACTTTAATAACAAATTCATGCGGTATCTTTTTGATAACCAGTCAGAGTATTTGGACTTTGTCGCTCTCGAAGAGCCTGCGAGCGTCTCCACCTGTCCCGACCCTGTGCTTTTGCCTGCCGGGGTGCCTGCCTGGGCTTGA
- the rpmE gene encoding 50S ribosomal protein L31: MKKDLHPKVYETAVRCACGYEFTTKSTVGAELSVEICSHCHPFFTGEQRFIDSAGRIDRFRKKYASVAK; this comes from the coding sequence ATGAAGAAAGATTTGCATCCCAAAGTTTATGAAACCGCGGTACGTTGTGCCTGCGGATACGAGTTCACCACGAAGTCCACTGTTGGCGCGGAACTCAGTGTTGAAATTTGCTCGCATTGCCATCCCTTTTTTACTGGTGAGCAGCGGTTTATCGATTCGGCCGGTCGTATCGACAGGTTCAGAAAGAAATACGCCAGCGTGGCAAAATAA
- the atpB gene encoding F0F1 ATP synthase subunit A produces the protein MAGGLHPIFLVEEAVKAIGLVDAHGHSLIPVNVLYSWTIMAILIAVALMATKKISLVPKGLQNFFEFLIGGLEDFVVANMGEDGRKVFPVLATLFIYILCCNVGGMIPGGDAPTANINTTASMAVFVFVYYQYWGLKLHGAHYIHHFTGPMLWMAPLMFPIEVIGHFARMLSLSLRLFGNIRGEDIVLALLFMLAPVVSTIPMYFLFLLADVIQAFVFFMLSMLYLKGAFEEAH, from the coding sequence ATGGCAGGGGGGTTGCATCCAATTTTTCTCGTTGAAGAAGCAGTAAAGGCCATCGGTCTTGTCGACGCTCACGGTCATTCTTTGATTCCCGTGAACGTCCTGTATTCCTGGACCATCATGGCCATTCTGATCGCGGTGGCTCTGATGGCGACCAAGAAGATTTCTCTCGTGCCCAAAGGGTTGCAGAATTTCTTCGAGTTTCTGATCGGCGGCCTCGAGGATTTCGTCGTAGCCAACATGGGCGAGGACGGGCGCAAAGTGTTCCCGGTCCTGGCCACGCTTTTCATCTACATCCTGTGCTGCAACGTCGGCGGCATGATCCCAGGTGGCGATGCGCCTACCGCGAACATCAACACAACCGCGTCCATGGCTGTGTTTGTTTTCGTCTATTACCAATACTGGGGTTTGAAATTGCATGGCGCCCATTATATTCACCACTTTACCGGACCCATGCTGTGGATGGCGCCGCTCATGTTCCCGATCGAAGTGATCGGGCACTTCGCGCGCATGCTGTCACTTTCTCTGCGACTTTTCGGAAACATCCGTGGTGAGGACATTGTTTTGGCCCTGCTGTTCATGCTTGCGCCCGTCGTGTCCACCATCCCGATGTATTTCCTGTTTCTGCTGGCCGACGTCATTCAGGCCTTCGTCTTCTTCATGCTGTCCATGCTGTACCTGAAGGGCGCTTTTGAAGAAGCTCACTAA
- a CDS encoding AtpZ/AtpI family protein, with translation MFFNKKKNKHFESLGLASMMGIHLVSGVIVGMGMGYYLDKFFGTKPWLMLLFLVFGIVAGYKNMFREMKRIQKKEAEADAPENTKKD, from the coding sequence ATGTTCTTTAACAAGAAAAAAAATAAGCATTTCGAATCGCTGGGCCTTGCGTCCATGATGGGAATACACTTGGTGTCCGGCGTGATCGTGGGCATGGGGATGGGGTACTATCTCGACAAGTTTTTCGGGACCAAACCGTGGCTCATGCTGCTTTTCCTGGTTTTCGGGATCGTGGCCGGATACAAGAACATGTTTCGCGAAATGAAGCGCATACAGAAAAAAGAAGCGGAAGCGGATGCTCCAGAGAATACAAAAAAAGATTGA
- the rplA gene encoding 50S ribosomal protein L1, translating to MPKHGKKFQKVFEAIDGLKMYDVAEAVELVLKSSYAKFDETVDIAVNLGVNPKYSDQMVRGAVSMPHGLGKTVRVVAFCKGENEEKALSAGAIAAGSDELVEKIKGGWLEFDNAVATPDMMGHVGKIGKILGPRGLMPNAKTGTVTVDLEKAIQELLAGKVEFRVDKAGVIHAPIGKVSFGSEKLLGNLRTVIDALIKLKPSTAKGTYMKAVSLSSTMGPGVKVDAASLRKAGE from the coding sequence ATGCCCAAGCACGGTAAAAAATTTCAGAAAGTATTTGAGGCCATTGATGGTCTCAAGATGTACGATGTGGCTGAAGCAGTTGAGTTGGTTCTCAAAAGCTCATATGCCAAGTTTGATGAGACCGTTGATATCGCGGTAAATCTTGGAGTCAATCCCAAGTACTCCGATCAGATGGTGCGCGGCGCCGTGTCCATGCCTCACGGCCTGGGCAAGACTGTCCGCGTGGTTGCCTTCTGTAAGGGCGAAAACGAGGAAAAGGCTCTGAGCGCCGGTGCCATTGCGGCCGGCAGCGATGAACTGGTCGAGAAGATCAAGGGCGGCTGGCTCGAATTCGACAATGCCGTAGCCACTCCCGATATGATGGGACACGTCGGCAAGATCGGTAAGATCCTCGGCCCCCGCGGGCTCATGCCTAATGCCAAGACCGGGACGGTCACCGTCGATCTGGAGAAAGCCATTCAGGAACTGCTCGCGGGCAAGGTGGAGTTCCGGGTGGACAAGGCTGGAGTTATCCACGCCCCCATCGGCAAGGTATCCTTCGGCTCCGAGAAGCTGCTCGGCAACCTGCGCACGGTAATCGATGCACTGATCAAGCTCAAACCCTCCACCGCCAAGGGTACGTATATGAAGGCAGTGTCCCTGTCCTCCACCATGGGACCGGGTGTCAAGGTTGACGCTGCTTCCCTGCGCAAAGCGGGCGAATAA
- the rplL gene encoding 50S ribosomal protein L7/L12, whose product MSDITKEQVVEFIANMTVLELSVFIKELEEKFGVSAAAPVAAFAAAPAAAAEAAEEEKTEFDVVLTEAGANKIGVIKVVRALTSLGLKEAKAKVDETPSVILEAAAKDAANDAKKQLEEAGAKVEIK is encoded by the coding sequence ATGTCTGATATTACCAAAGAACAGGTTGTCGAATTCATCGCTAACATGACTGTGTTGGAACTCTCCGTCTTCATCAAGGAACTCGAAGAGAAGTTCGGCGTATCCGCCGCTGCTCCTGTAGCCGCTTTTGCCGCCGCCCCTGCCGCCGCTGCTGAAGCCGCTGAAGAAGAGAAGACCGAATTCGACGTCGTCCTGACGGAAGCCGGCGCCAACAAGATCGGCGTCATCAAGGTTGTGCGCGCTCTGACCAGCCTGGGCCTGAAAGAAGCCAAGGCCAAGGTCGACGAGACTCCTTCCGTGATCCTGGAAGCCGCTGCCAAGGATGCCGCCAACGACGCCAAGAAGCAGCTTGAAGAAGCTGGTGCAAAGGTTGAAATTAAGTAG
- the rplJ gene encoding 50S ribosomal protein L10 yields MNRAEKAKIIDGLKERADKASIAIVTDFHGLKVAELTPLRAKLHEAGCDYQVVKNTLARKAFMEGPHVVLNEHLKYNCAVAFGYDDPVVAAKVLVEFAKKNDKFSVRYASLEGKFLEEASIKALSELPGREQLLGSLLGTMNAVPQNFVSLFANVVRGMVNVLTALKDKKEV; encoded by the coding sequence GTGAATAGGGCAGAAAAAGCAAAAATCATCGATGGCCTGAAGGAGAGGGCTGACAAGGCGAGCATCGCCATTGTCACGGATTTCCATGGGCTCAAAGTGGCAGAGCTTACTCCCTTGCGTGCAAAATTGCATGAAGCGGGGTGCGACTATCAGGTCGTGAAGAATACTCTGGCACGGAAAGCTTTCATGGAAGGACCACATGTAGTACTCAATGAACATTTGAAGTACAACTGTGCCGTGGCTTTCGGTTATGACGACCCTGTCGTCGCTGCAAAGGTCCTGGTTGAGTTTGCAAAGAAGAACGATAAGTTTTCGGTGCGTTACGCAAGTCTGGAAGGCAAGTTTCTTGAAGAGGCGTCCATCAAGGCTCTCTCCGAACTTCCCGGCCGCGAACAGTTGCTCGGATCACTTCTGGGCACCATGAACGCAGTGCCGCAGAATTTCGTTTCTCTCTTTGCCAATGTTGTTAGAGGCATGGTCAACGTACTGACCGCGCTCAAAGACAAAAAAGAAGTTTGA
- a CDS encoding ATP synthase subunit I, whose translation MLQRIQKKIERGLYARGFHVPEVRKMALHQICILLGSLPALLLGGMGVDFVAGVLLGSINFLAMGKVIQEVVYLQKGAVAVQLFSFYGRLVLTALALYLLIAVKGSSVPWLLLGVSTVLINILLWGMSQFFGKTSKEA comes from the coding sequence ATGCTCCAGAGAATACAAAAAAAGATTGAGCGCGGGCTGTACGCCCGGGGCTTTCATGTCCCGGAAGTGCGCAAGATGGCGCTGCACCAGATTTGCATTTTACTGGGATCCTTGCCCGCTTTGTTGCTGGGCGGCATGGGGGTGGACTTTGTCGCGGGGGTGCTGCTCGGAAGCATCAACTTCCTTGCCATGGGCAAAGTCATCCAGGAAGTCGTGTATTTGCAAAAAGGCGCGGTGGCAGTCCAGTTATTCAGTTTTTACGGGCGGTTGGTGCTGACGGCCCTGGCCCTGTATCTGCTGATAGCAGTTAAGGGATCGTCGGTCCCTTGGTTGTTGCTGGGGGTATCCACCGTCCTGATCAATATTTTGCTTTGGGGAATGTCACAATTTTTTGGGAAAACTTCTAAGGAGGCGTAA
- the atpE gene encoding ATP synthase F0 subunit C — MRKGFLSVLATVALVAVASCAFAADAAPEVISTISWAAALGMAIAAAGCGIAQGLGLKAACEGTARNPEASGKITVTMLIGLAMIESLAIYALVVNLILLFANPFVG; from the coding sequence ATGCGTAAAGGTTTCCTGTCCGTACTGGCCACTGTCGCTTTGGTTGCCGTTGCTTCTTGCGCTTTCGCCGCTGACGCCGCTCCTGAAGTCATTTCCACCATCTCTTGGGCCGCCGCTCTGGGCATGGCTATCGCCGCTGCCGGTTGTGGCATCGCTCAGGGTCTTGGTCTGAAGGCTGCTTGCGAAGGCACCGCCCGCAACCCCGAAGCTTCCGGCAAGATCACCGTGACCATGCTGATCGGTCTGGCCATGATCGAATCTCTGGCCATCTACGCCCTGGTTGTTAACCTGATCCTGCTGTTCGCCAACCCCTTCGTTGGCTAA
- the rplK gene encoding 50S ribosomal protein L11, translated as MAKKINAIIKLQLPAGAANPSPPVGPALGQHGVNIMEFCKAYNAKTLNDKGTIIPVEITVFSDRSFTFVTKTPPAAVLLVKAAKLQKGSGEPNKKKVGKVSMAQIEEIAKIKMPDLSAYDLSAACKTIMGTASSMGIEVE; from the coding sequence ATGGCCAAAAAAATTAATGCAATAATCAAACTGCAACTTCCCGCAGGCGCTGCGAACCCGTCACCCCCAGTTGGTCCTGCCTTGGGTCAGCATGGTGTGAATATCATGGAGTTCTGTAAGGCGTATAACGCCAAGACTCTCAATGATAAGGGTACGATCATTCCGGTTGAGATCACGGTCTTTTCCGACCGTTCTTTCACCTTCGTCACCAAGACTCCTCCGGCTGCAGTGCTTTTGGTCAAGGCTGCCAAATTGCAAAAAGGATCTGGTGAGCCCAACAAGAAAAAGGTTGGGAAGGTGAGCATGGCTCAAATTGAGGAAATTGCGAAGATCAAGATGCCCGACCTTTCGGCTTATGATCTGAGTGCGGCATGTAAGACCATTATGGGCACTGCAAGCAGCATGGGAATTGAAGTGGAATAA
- a CDS encoding redox-sensing transcriptional repressor Rex: MKSAHIPRATIQRLAVYVQVLETLLQEGDSVISSDGLARACGVNPSQIRKDLAYFGEFGVRGVGYYVQDLLTAIKQSLGIDRTWNVALVGVGNLGRALLRHGIFRRRGFILVGAFDCDPFKIGEEVAGLEVVCSRRLKEKVSELEIEIGIITTPPERAQRAANYLIEAGVRGIVNFAPARISVPENVAVEYVDFMHHIFSVAFNISINQAKGLS; the protein is encoded by the coding sequence TTGAAAAGCGCCCATATACCTCGCGCCACGATTCAGCGATTGGCTGTTTACGTACAAGTTCTGGAGACGCTCCTTCAAGAGGGGGATTCCGTCATTTCTTCAGACGGCTTGGCCCGTGCCTGCGGCGTGAACCCTTCGCAGATTCGAAAAGATCTGGCTTATTTTGGTGAATTCGGCGTGCGAGGCGTCGGATACTATGTTCAGGATTTATTGACCGCCATCAAACAGTCTCTGGGTATCGACCGGACATGGAATGTCGCATTGGTTGGTGTCGGGAATTTGGGGCGGGCATTACTCAGGCATGGTATTTTCAGGCGCCGCGGGTTTATTCTTGTGGGTGCCTTTGATTGTGATCCCTTCAAGATTGGCGAGGAAGTCGCTGGTCTGGAGGTTGTCTGTTCGCGTAGGCTCAAGGAAAAAGTCAGCGAACTCGAGATTGAAATAGGCATCATCACCACACCTCCCGAACGAGCCCAGCGTGCCGCCAATTATTTGATTGAAGCGGGTGTGCGGGGCATCGTGAATTTTGCGCCAGCCAGAATTTCTGTTCCGGAAAATGTTGCGGTCGAATACGTTGACTTCATGCACCATATTTTTTCCGTGGCTTTCAATATTTCGATCAATCAAGCCAAGGGTCTTTCCTAA
- the secE gene encoding preprotein translocase subunit SecE, whose protein sequence is MKKNAEAELQKHGIMQKITDLRIFFDQAKVELKKVVWPDKQETISTSSAVLLLVVVMALFLGVVDLVLTKIIAAVLS, encoded by the coding sequence ATGAAAAAGAATGCCGAAGCAGAATTGCAAAAACATGGAATCATGCAAAAGATAACAGATCTGCGCATATTCTTTGACCAAGCAAAAGTGGAACTGAAGAAAGTTGTTTGGCCTGACAAGCAGGAAACCATCAGTACCAGTTCGGCGGTTTTGTTGTTGGTAGTCGTAATGGCACTCTTTCTGGGCGTTGTGGATTTGGTATTGACCAAAATCATTGCCGCCGTTCTGTCCTAA
- the prmC gene encoding peptide chain release factor N(5)-glutamine methyltransferase: MPSRKTLLEHWERSLQQSGVDSPRLSAQVLLAHILGMQRLDMLLDVNTPVDEHCILRMDALGRRRMNGEPVAYLVGEKEFYGFTFYVGPGVLIPRPETELILDHLLETLDPDACLQFLDVGTGSGALAVSCANLFLHSRVAAVDISLEALKVARKNALFHNVQDRIVFLQGDLLESLRIDSFDVVLANLPYVPLTTKETLSREVLCHEPHGALFSGLDGLDCYRALAHSLYEAMKPGALLLCEIDHSQGLAMIDLFSGIAQNVRILKDYAGRDRLAVVVF, from the coding sequence ATGCCGTCCCGCAAAACACTACTCGAGCACTGGGAGCGATCGCTGCAGCAAAGCGGTGTCGACTCTCCCCGCCTTTCCGCGCAGGTTCTGCTTGCACACATCCTCGGCATGCAGCGGCTCGACATGCTTCTTGATGTCAATACGCCTGTGGACGAGCACTGCATTCTGCGGATGGATGCGCTCGGCAGGCGGCGGATGAACGGCGAACCCGTAGCCTATCTTGTCGGTGAAAAAGAATTTTACGGGTTTACTTTTTACGTCGGCCCCGGGGTGCTCATCCCACGGCCCGAAACCGAGCTCATCCTCGACCACCTGCTCGAAACGCTGGACCCAGATGCTTGTTTGCAGTTTCTGGATGTCGGCACCGGGAGCGGCGCTCTGGCCGTATCGTGCGCCAATCTTTTCCTTCATTCTCGCGTAGCGGCGGTGGATATATCCCTTGAGGCGCTCAAGGTCGCCCGCAAAAATGCGCTGTTTCACAATGTTCAGGACCGGATTGTATTCTTGCAGGGTGATCTGCTTGAATCTTTGCGCATTGATTCTTTTGACGTTGTTTTGGCAAATCTGCCCTATGTGCCGCTGACCACGAAGGAAACGCTCAGCCGGGAAGTCCTCTGTCACGAACCGCATGGCGCGCTCTTTTCCGGGCTCGACGGTCTTGATTGTTACCGTGCGCTTGCTCACTCGCTTTATGAAGCCATGAAGCCCGGAGCCTTGCTGCTGTGCGAAATTGATCATAGCCAGGGTTTGGCCATGATCGACCTGTTTTCAGGAATTGCGCAGAATGTGCGGATTTTGAAAGATTATGCAGGACGTGATCGGTTAGCCGTTGTTGTTTTTTAG
- the rpmG gene encoding 50S ribosomal protein L33 → MRINILLACGECKRRNYATQKNKKNTTTKLELSKFCPFCGKHTKHRESK, encoded by the coding sequence ATGCGAATTAATATTCTTCTTGCTTGTGGTGAATGCAAGCGTAGAAACTACGCAACTCAGAAAAATAAAAAGAACACAACCACGAAGCTCGAATTGAGCAAGTTTTGTCCTTTTTGCGGAAAGCACACAAAGCATCGCGAATCTAAATAG
- the nusG gene encoding transcription termination/antitermination protein NusG: MSDEPKARWYIIHTYSGFEQRVEQTIKEMIRTGQAKGLVEEVIVPTEKVVELIKGQKRTSTRKFYPGYAMVKMVFTDDSWHMIQSIPKVTGFIGGKSRPVPLTDKEAQRILATIETRKEQPRPKFHFERGDDVRVIDGPFANFNATVEDVNYDKGKLRVSVSIFGRQTPVELDFVQVTKG, encoded by the coding sequence ATGAGCGACGAACCTAAGGCACGCTGGTACATAATTCATACATATTCTGGATTTGAACAGCGGGTGGAGCAGACGATCAAAGAAATGATCCGTACCGGACAGGCCAAGGGCCTGGTAGAGGAAGTGATTGTTCCGACGGAAAAGGTTGTTGAACTGATCAAGGGCCAGAAACGTACATCCACGCGTAAATTTTATCCTGGTTATGCAATGGTCAAAATGGTGTTTACGGATGATTCCTGGCACATGATTCAGTCTATTCCGAAAGTTACCGGATTCATTGGCGGGAAAAGCCGTCCGGTGCCGCTTACGGACAAGGAAGCGCAGAGAATTCTTGCCACGATTGAAACCAGGAAAGAGCAGCCAAGACCGAAATTTCATTTTGAACGTGGTGATGATGTCCGCGTAATTGACGGGCCTTTTGCAAATTTCAATGCCACGGTTGAAGATGTGAATTATGATAAAGGCAAATTGCGTGTCTCGGTATCTATTTTTGGAAGACAAACGCCGGTTGAGCTTGACTTTGTTCAGGTGACTAAAGGCTGA
- the tuf gene encoding elongation factor Tu, with protein MAKQKFERKKPHVNIGTIGHIDHGKTTLTAAITKIASLKGGGSFVAFDEIDKAPEEKERGITIATAHVEYETANRHYAHVDCPGHADYIKNMITGAAQMDGAIIVVAATDGPMPQTREHILLARQVGVPYVVVFLNKVDLVDDEELIELVDMEVRELLSKYEFPGDEVPVIRGSALKALESDSADSEDAKCILELLDACDSYIPNPVRETDKPFLMPIEDVFSISGRGTVVTGRVERGIVRVGDEVEIVGITDTRKTTCTGVEMFRKLLDEGQAGDNIGALLRGVKRDDVERGQVLAKPGSITPHTKFSAEVYVLSKEEGGRHTPFFSGYRPQFYFRTTDITGVVTLDEGIEMIMPGDNTTFHVHLINPIAMEKGLRFAIREGGHTVGAGVVSEIVE; from the coding sequence ATGGCCAAGCAAAAATTTGAAAGAAAAAAGCCGCACGTCAATATCGGTACGATTGGTCATATCGACCACGGCAAGACGACGTTGACCGCCGCAATCACGAAGATTGCGAGCCTCAAGGGCGGTGGATCCTTTGTTGCGTTCGATGAGATCGACAAGGCTCCTGAAGAGAAAGAACGCGGTATCACCATTGCAACCGCGCACGTCGAGTACGAGACTGCCAATCGTCACTATGCTCACGTGGATTGCCCCGGTCACGCCGACTACATCAAGAACATGATCACCGGCGCGGCCCAGATGGACGGCGCGATCATCGTTGTTGCGGCCACTGACGGTCCCATGCCCCAGACTCGGGAGCACATCCTGCTCGCCCGTCAGGTCGGCGTTCCTTATGTTGTTGTGTTTCTGAACAAGGTCGACCTTGTTGACGATGAAGAGCTGATCGAACTGGTAGACATGGAAGTGCGCGAGCTCTTGTCCAAGTACGAGTTTCCCGGCGACGAGGTCCCGGTCATCCGTGGTTCCGCGCTGAAGGCTCTAGAAAGCGACAGTGCTGACAGCGAAGACGCCAAGTGCATTCTTGAGCTGCTGGACGCCTGCGATTCATACATTCCCAATCCGGTTCGCGAGACCGACAAGCCCTTCCTGATGCCTATCGAAGACGTGTTTTCCATTTCCGGTCGCGGCACAGTCGTCACCGGTCGTGTAGAGCGCGGCATCGTGCGCGTTGGTGATGAAGTCGAAATCGTCGGCATCACCGATACCCGCAAGACGACCTGTACGGGCGTTGAAATGTTCCGCAAACTTCTTGATGAAGGTCAGGCCGGCGACAACATCGGTGCCCTGCTTCGTGGCGTGAAGCGTGACGATGTCGAGCGCGGTCAGGTCTTGGCCAAACCGGGCAGCATCACCCCGCACACGAAGTTCTCTGCGGAAGTGTACGTCCTGAGTAAGGAAGAAGGCGGTCGTCATACACCTTTCTTCTCCGGCTATCGTCCTCAGTTCTATTTCCGTACGACAGATATCACCGGTGTGGTGACTCTGGATGAAGGCATAGAAATGATCATGCCTGGTGACAACACGACTTTCCATGTGCATCTGATCAATCCGATCGCTATGGAAAAGGGTCTTCGCTTCGCAATTCGCGAAGGTGGACATACCGTTGGCGCTGGTGTTGTTTCCGAAATCGTGGAGTAA
- the prfA gene encoding peptide chain release factor 1, translated as MVDKLESLAAKYRELEREMSTPEIFQDQERYRKIAKKHAELEEIVKAFELYKTLLREMAENQELAKDSDPELCEMAQAEIVLLKAAIGEQEKVLKQLLTPKDPLDEKNIILEIRAGTGGEEAALFVADIFRMYSRYAELHSWRVEVLSSSDTGTGGFKEIIASVSGTNVYSKLKFESGAHRVQRVPATESQGRIHTSAITVAILPEAEEVDVKIDPNDIRVDVFRSSGPGGQSVNTTDSAIRITHLATGLVVICQDEKSQHKNKAKALKVLRSRLLQAAQDETKKIYDDNRKSQVGSGDRSERIRTYNYPQGRVTDHRINLTLYSLDQAMDGHIDDIIDGLVQHYQAEAMKES; from the coding sequence ATGGTCGATAAATTAGAAAGTCTTGCGGCAAAGTACCGCGAACTTGAGCGCGAGATGAGCACTCCTGAGATCTTTCAGGATCAGGAGCGCTATCGGAAAATCGCCAAGAAGCATGCTGAGCTTGAGGAAATCGTCAAGGCATTTGAGCTTTACAAGACATTGCTCCGCGAGATGGCTGAAAATCAGGAACTTGCCAAGGACTCCGATCCGGAACTCTGCGAGATGGCCCAGGCGGAGATCGTCCTGCTCAAAGCCGCAATCGGGGAGCAGGAGAAGGTGCTCAAACAGCTTTTGACTCCCAAGGATCCCTTGGATGAGAAAAACATCATCCTTGAGATCCGTGCCGGCACTGGTGGGGAAGAAGCAGCTCTCTTTGTCGCCGATATTTTCAGGATGTATTCCCGTTACGCGGAGTTGCATTCATGGCGCGTGGAAGTTTTGAGCAGCAGCGATACTGGGACTGGCGGCTTTAAGGAAATTATCGCTTCCGTTTCCGGGACCAACGTTTACAGCAAGCTTAAGTTTGAGTCCGGCGCGCATCGTGTACAGCGCGTCCCGGCAACGGAAAGCCAGGGCCGGATTCATACTTCGGCCATCACCGTTGCGATCCTGCCGGAAGCGGAAGAGGTCGATGTGAAGATCGATCCGAACGATATTCGCGTGGATGTGTTCCGTTCGTCCGGTCCTGGCGGACAGTCTGTCAACACGACAGATTCGGCCATCCGCATCACGCATCTCGCCACAGGTCTGGTCGTCATCTGTCAGGATGAGAAGTCGCAGCATAAGAACAAGGCCAAGGCGCTTAAAGTGCTCAGGTCCAGGCTTTTGCAGGCCGCCCAGGATGAGACGAAAAAGATTTATGACGATAATCGCAAGTCGCAGGTTGGTTCCGGAGATCGCTCAGAACGTATCCGGACCTACAATTACCCGCAGGGGCGTGTGACCGACCACCGCATCAACCTTACGCTTTATAGTCTTGATCAGGCCATGGATGGTCACATTGATGATATCATTGATGGCTTGGTCCAGCATTATCAAGCGGAAGCCATGAAAGAAAGCTGA